One Coccinella septempunctata chromosome X, icCocSept1.1, whole genome shotgun sequence genomic window carries:
- the LOC123321363 gene encoding uncharacterized protein LOC123321363 isoform X1, which produces MLSWTVSTTESNKSENTDLKCGLCKKDLCVPPVQCCDSKRFMCGVCYDSRLYYPDAQREKLDKVIPQKLYDLYVESQFFPCGYNNCSQLTNFGQACFEHMKYCPHRSFSCPVSDINKYYAPLDYNRCDFESTDTVELYSHIEKSHPDLIVKNKINSKEFWRRPHGLFVLEDKAGVISVIYIDKVIPNSLRISCRQIRSRVSDKCVIEVNMGRKKEKYVINCSEYLGALKKKGQKLLKYVTVDDNPIYFSIVPEKEDVTNVTSDTEDYLPPLGNNEMENREVNEDWMVLRDDELEEV; this is translated from the coding sequence ATGTTATCTTGGACCGTATCAACAACTGAATCGAATAAGTCTGAAAATACCGATTTGAAGTGTGGCTTGTGCAAAAAAGATTTGTGTGTACCACCAGTACAATGTTGTGATTCGAAGAGGTTCATGTGCGGAGTTTGTTACGATTCCCGCTTGTATTACCCGGACGCACAACGGGAAAAATTGGACAAGGTGATACCCCAAAAATTATACGACTTATACGTCGAATCTCAGTTTTTCCCTTGTGGCTATAATAATTGTTCGCAACTCACAAATTTCGGACAAGCGTGCTTCGAACACATGAAATATTGTCCACACCGAAGTTTTTCATGTCCAGTGTCagatatcaataaatattaCGCACCACTAGATTACAACAGGTGTGATTTTGAAAGCACAGACACAGTGGAGCTGTATTCGCATATTGAAAAATCGCATCCGGACCTGATCGTGAAGAATAAAATCAATTCGAAGGAATTTTGGAGACGTCCCCATGGTCTTTTCGTTCTGGAAGACAAAGCGGGCGTCATCTCCGTCATCTACATAGACAAAGTAATACCGAATTCTTTGCGGATTTCTTGCAGGCAAATCAGATCCCGCGTATCCGATAAATGCGTGATCGAAGTGAACATGGGTAGGAAAAAAGAGAAATACGTTATCAATTGTAGCGAATATCTTGGAGCTCTCAAGAAAAAAGggcaaaaattgttgaaatatgtCACGGTGGATGACAACCCGATTTATTTCTCAATTGTGCCTGAAAAGGAAGATGTCACGAATGTAACTAGCGACACTGAAGACTATTTGCCCCCATTAGGAAACAATGAAATGGAGAATCGCGAGGTGAACGAGGACTGGATGGTTCTCAGGGATGATGAATTAGAAGAAGTTTAA
- the LOC123321363 gene encoding uncharacterized protein LOC123321363 isoform X2: MKSENTDLKCGLCKKDLCVPPVQCCDSKRFMCGVCYDSRLYYPDAQREKLDKVIPQKLYDLYVESQFFPCGYNNCSQLTNFGQACFEHMKYCPHRSFSCPVSDINKYYAPLDYNRCDFESTDTVELYSHIEKSHPDLIVKNKINSKEFWRRPHGLFVLEDKAGVISVIYIDKVIPNSLRISCRQIRSRVSDKCVIEVNMGRKKEKYVINCSEYLGALKKKGQKLLKYVTVDDNPIYFSIVPEKEDVTNVTSDTEDYLPPLGNNEMENREVNEDWMVLRDDELEEV; encoded by the exons ATG AAGTCTGAAAATACCGATTTGAAGTGTGGCTTGTGCAAAAAAGATTTGTGTGTACCACCAGTACAATGTTGTGATTCGAAGAGGTTCATGTGCGGAGTTTGTTACGATTCCCGCTTGTATTACCCGGACGCACAACGGGAAAAATTGGACAAGGTGATACCCCAAAAATTATACGACTTATACGTCGAATCTCAGTTTTTCCCTTGTGGCTATAATAATTGTTCGCAACTCACAAATTTCGGACAAGCGTGCTTCGAACACATGAAATATTGTCCACACCGAAGTTTTTCATGTCCAGTGTCagatatcaataaatattaCGCACCACTAGATTACAACAGGTGTGATTTTGAAAGCACAGACACAGTGGAGCTGTATTCGCATATTGAAAAATCGCATCCGGACCTGATCGTGAAGAATAAAATCAATTCGAAGGAATTTTGGAGACGTCCCCATGGTCTTTTCGTTCTGGAAGACAAAGCGGGCGTCATCTCCGTCATCTACATAGACAAAGTAATACCGAATTCTTTGCGGATTTCTTGCAGGCAAATCAGATCCCGCGTATCCGATAAATGCGTGATCGAAGTGAACATGGGTAGGAAAAAAGAGAAATACGTTATCAATTGTAGCGAATATCTTGGAGCTCTCAAGAAAAAAGggcaaaaattgttgaaatatgtCACGGTGGATGACAACCCGATTTATTTCTCAATTGTGCCTGAAAAGGAAGATGTCACGAATGTAACTAGCGACACTGAAGACTATTTGCCCCCATTAGGAAACAATGAAATGGAGAATCGCGAGGTGAACGAGGACTGGATGGTTCTCAGGGATGATGAATTAGAAGAAGTTTAA